The Raphanus sativus cultivar WK10039 chromosome 2, ASM80110v3, whole genome shotgun sequence DNA segment GGCATAAAAAAACTTCAATTTTAAATGATACAAAAGAGCATGACAATTGACAAGATTCTAAAGCTACATGATCACCATATTACTTATGCAAAAGAGGGTTGTATATGAAAGGCAATAGCTCAGATCAGAAGTTCCACAGAAAGACTCAACGAGAAGGAGTTCCCTATGTTATGTATACAGTAAAACTTGTTAAAAACGTTTCCACAAAATCTGATCTGTTTCTTGAACTAGGAAGAGGTACGTACATGCATTGCTTCAACTAGCTAATATATTTAAGATTCCGAGAGGCAgctaaaacataaacatttcaaaatgCAGGAAGGAAACCCAGAAGTTCAGACGAGTGATTTAAGTAAGTAGAAGACAATCCCAAGAAACaagatttgaaagaaaaaaaacgcaTTGCTTCCTTACTTTTGAACAAAGGAACCTACTAAAAGAGTAATAATGTAAAGCATAATCTTTCAAGCTCCATTCATGTATCAATAAGCTAAGAGAGGCTTCCCTTAATAACAATGGCCTAAACATTCATAAATTCAACGGTAAAGCCGACATATGAACTATCAAAAGGTACGaggaaaaagagaagagaagatacTTGATTCGATCGAACTTGAGACCCATTCTCTTACCACCGTCCTGCcctgcacacacacacacacagaaatagtgtaaaaaaaaagagcaaatcgaaatatcaaaacaaagaaTACAGACATTATCTTAATTAAATCAATCACCTGGCAAAGGATTGAAGTAACCCAAGACCTCGATGTGCTTCCCGTCTCTCGGAGATCTGCTATCCGCCGCCATTACCCTAAAGAAGGGTCGGTTCTTGCATCCGAGTCTCGATAATCGCAGCCTCACAACCATCTTTCTCTTCCGTTTGACGAAACTCACAAAATGATCAAATCCGATCAATTCGATTTCGGATAATGAGCTCGACACAGATAGAGGAGAGTGTGACAGACATAGATCGAtaaggttttagggtttttttttggATCCTTAAAACGACGCCGCTTCGAAAATAACTCAAAACCGtctatttttaattaagttttcACGGCGCCGTTACATAATCAAGACGGTGTTTCCATCTATCATCCGAAACCTCTCTGTAGACAagaggtttttaattttattttatagattttacaAAATCGGTTCGCCGCCACAGGACGGCCTTTCTCCGACGACGAAGGCTAGACGATCAGCTCCGGTAGAGATTATTGTACGGGCGAAGACGATGGACTCTTCCGTCGCTGCGCTTCCTCACCGACGTTCGCATCTCCCGACTCGAAGTTTTCGCTCTGTGCTTGATCACCTCTGCTCGAGTTTCGAAAACAATAACCAAATATCTCTCGCCACACCGGATGTTCTTCGGGAGCTGGTCGCTACAACAGGTGAGAATGCTTTTAATTCATCTTCTCTTATCGCAATTCGAACTTCTTTCTCTGTGATTTTGAGCTTTAACAATTTCGATTTTATGATCTGAtgctttttgtgtgtgtttctgAGCGTAGAGACCGCTCAAGTGTCTCCGGGAGAAGCTTGCGAGCCTGGTGGTGAAATGCTGACGACTGAGAGTTTATCGATCCTCGAGCCAAGATCCGATGGAGTTTCAAGGACTGAGAACGTGGAAACGGTTTCGCTGGAGAATAGTTTGATGCTTGGAGATGTTTTCGACGGAATCGACTTGCAAGATGCATCTGTTCGTAGCCAGCACAAGGATTTTTTCGACGAGTTTGAGCTGATTATCAATGCAAGTGGAGACTTTGCTCAGGAGAGTTGTGTGGATCTCTGTGAGGCATTGGATGTGAATGActatggtgatgatgatggtatGGCCAAACAAACTAttgatcttgttcaaagtgttgCAGAGGAGGTTCAAGTAGATTCAGTTGAAGATGATGAGAAGAAGGTTTCTGAAGTTGTTAGGACTAAGGGAGAGGAAGTTCCCAGATTAGTTGAAGTTGTTAGTTCTGGAGTCTTGGAGACTAATGATGGAGAGATGGAACGTGTTACTAGTAGTCATGTTTTGACTGATTCTATTCTTCGGATGGTTGAAGATGAGGATGATGTCGAAGAAGGAGAGATATCTGGGGATGATAATATGATGCTTATAGGAGATGATGATCTACCTGTGGAGAGTCACGAGGAGACGCCTGTGTCACAAGAGGTATTGGatagaagaggagaagagactATTAGTAAGAGTACTTGTTCTGGTTTTGAGGTATTGAATGGTGAAAGTGAAGTCAAGGAGAATGATCTAACTTCCAAAAACCAAGAACAGGTATCGGAATGCTATGTTGCTGATTATATTATGATCTCCTGTATGGCATTTACAAAATCTGACTtgtgtttttacattttttgtctGCAGATGGCTTCTCAAACttcaataaagaaaaaatctGTGCCTTCTAAGGAAGCAAAAGCTAGAAAGAAGGTAACATATCTTCATGGGAATAGCTTgcaatcagtttttttttttgtgtgtggcATGAGATGTTTGCTTATTGATTAAGCTATTTTCATGCAGGCAAAAGCTCGGAAGAAAAGAGCTCAGGAGCGTATAGCACTTGGCGTAAAGAAGTTGAAACTCAAACCACCAGTAGCTCCGAAACCAAAACCTATTAGCTATTGTCGACACTTTCTCAAGGGACGGTGCCAAGAGGTATGCACAGTGGCGCTGGATTCTTTAGAGTTATAGCTTTGTATCCTTGTTCCTGATGGAAAAACATTTCCATGTTTTGCAGGGGAAAAACTGCAAATTTTCACACGATACAATTCCGGAAACCAAATCTATGGTATGGTTTTCTGTTTCAAGAACATATACTACTCTTCTGAACTTTATATAGCAGCAATTATTTAGACAAAAGCtgaatttatatttgtttctcTAGTCTCTAATCATTAAATGTTCAATGTCCTCTTGTTGTTTCAGCCTTGCTGCTACTTTGCAACTCAGTCATGTATGAAAGGAGATGATTGTCCGTACGACCATGATCTGTCCAAATACCCTTGCAACAATATCACGATCAAAGGTTTCTGCCACAGGGGTGATAAGTGTTTGTTTTCGCACAAGGTAAAGAAACAATCTCCTCGTGATTCTTCTTCCGAgtctattattatatatatgatctttTAGATCCTTAATATACCAATTTTCACTTGACAGGGTACTCCACAAGCTGCTTCAGATGCACCGAGTGCAAATGTAACAAACTCATCAAGTAGCATCGCTGCAGCACCTTTCTCGCCTCAGAAATCAAATAAACAAACCGTGAGACAGGCCATAGCCAGATTACCTGCGATTCAAGCAAGAGTTTCAAGCTCAGCTGCATTTTGGAATCCTTCTAGTCAATCTAACCAAAAAAACTCATCTGATGCATCATCATCTTCGAAGATCAATGAACATGCAACACCTCCACAGATTCCTCCTTTGAGAAAACCATCCGTTGCTCCGAAGGGTATGAGTTTTCTCTCTTTAGACAAAACCACACAAGAGAAGGAGGCCAAACCATCTCTTGGGTCCAAGCAAAACACATATAACTCTGATAATCAGAGCTTGAAGCAGCCACAACAGATAAGCTCTGTTCCTGTGGTGCCTCCAAAAGGAATCAGTTTCTTACCATCTGCATCGGAAGAACCAGCAAGTAGTAGAAACCTCAAGACAACGCCTAACCTACACATTCAAAGTTCTCTACACTCTGCCATGAAACTCGCTGCAGAGTTCGAATCTAGTAAAGTTGAGAGACGCACAAATGGCCCCGAAGAAGCTGTAAACAACGGAGACGTTACAGTTAACAAGAGTGTAACCAGAAACTCAGGGAACATATCGTCCAAGATTCTCGACTTCTTGTCAAGCTTCAGCCACGGCAAAAACTGATCTATAATTGGTTTCTCTTTgagatgaaagaaagaaaaaactaaactCAGTGTCCAGTGCACTCTGTGCTTTCGTTCCAGCTTAATTCCAAAATCATAAGATCTTTATGTTTCTTGCTAACCGCCTTTAGACTTCGCATTTTCTCTAAGCCTGAAGCTGAATCATGCAATCGTCATTGAAACGTCTCCTCAGGTTTAGAAACAGGTTCCTAAATAGTTTTCATTATATTGGCTAACTAAAAGCTCGCGCACTCTTCCATCTGTTTCCTTCTTATTTTCCTTGTTAAATttacctttttttctttcttgtaaaCACTTTTGTTGATAATAGTACTTTGTTTTAGAAAAGAGTGGTCACTACATAAGCATGTGCTTGACCTTTTTTCACCTAAACTAGTCATTGTCCTTGGTACTTTTATTTTCCTTGTTGGTTTGTTAAAAAAGGGCACTTGCTCTTTCCTTCACAGTAGTGATCTATCATTTTTTAGCCAAGATACTGCAATGAAATCCAATCTTCTCAATAGACATGTAAACCACAAATCAGATAGTATCTGGTGAAACCGGTTTTGTCAAAAGACTCAAAAGTGAATCAAATTCAAGCTCTGCATAAGTAATTGATGCCTTGAGAATGAGGTTGGTTAACACATGGTAAAAGATGAGAGAAACATCATCACTTCATCTTTAAGGTGTAACTTAAGTTTCTTCCTTTTGTAGTTGCTGCAGCTTAAGCAAAAGAgtgaatgagaaaaaaaaaaagcttcatcAACTGGTACAAACACAAGCCCTCTTCTATAGGGTTTATAGATTCTGTCTAAGCATATGGTGCTCTTCTTAGTGTTGTTACCTTCTCTCGTTCCTTTATTTGTGAAAGTGAAATTTTAATGGTCCCATTGGTGTCTCTCTATATCTCTCTTTGAATGCATCATCTACTATTTAACTTTCTGGTAATACTATATGTTAACTGCAACttctttttggatttttataCTCGCATTTGGATCTCTATATATCTCTTCAATTCATCTCTCGATTCAAATACATCAACTACCATTTAATTTTCTAGTTATTTAGGTTAACTGCATCTTTTGAACTATCCGCAACAGTGATCTTGGGGAGAGAATcataagtttaattttttattatttctttttttattttttttcgtttgactactaaaaaaaaaaaaagaaatatgtgGACTAATCGCGGACCGCCACGCGGCGTGGGGTCCGCCGATACAGTGTTGAACCGGTTCGTCCAGAAGGGGCGCAGGAAAACGGGATCACTCaaattcattattataatattttttttttgggaagtGTGAGACCTTCCCTCTTGAACCTTTAATGCGTCTGCCCTAACCCATCTGTTGTTTCTTAAGGTTATTCTGAAAATctgaattataaataaaatatatggaaTTAATTTAGTACAGTACTACTACTTGGACTTGGTCAGATCCAGTTCAGAGtggaatatttatttatatcggTGGGTATATAGTAATTAACTGTCACGAGTCTCAACAAGATTTTTCCGGACCATCACACGATAACTAGGAAGTACTGTTTCTATAATATCTTACAATATAGTATATACTACAGGGGAGGCTATAAGCCTATAATATAGTACTAGtagacttttttctttttagcaaTAGTACTAGTAGACTAGTAGTTAGAATTATTAGAGTATATATTTTTGACCAcgttagatttttattttgttttgatcaaTCCACGTTAGATTTTTACACTAATCTATACATTCGACCGTTCTGTTAGTCttatacaaattaattttttgacTTTAACGTGGgagtttcaatttttatttttggttaggCTCAAAATGCTTTTCCACCTAATTACGTTGAACTCttttatatgattaaaaaatatattaatttgtttgaGCAGTAAAGAAACAAGGACTCAACGTCGTTGTCTGAGATCATTTCTTACAATCAAACGACAAAATGCAAGCTCGAATCTGGGTCGTATCGATTGTATGTCCCCACGCAAGACACCAAATCTACGATCTGCAATTCTCGCCACTCCGTCTCGTTCTACTTTTATTATTcatctgtttttatttttaattttagttgtgtGAATGAATCTCAGGATTTATTGTCGGTGCAttgaattttatgtttttaaacaaaattttatccTTTTGTTATTGTGAAAATGGTCCAATCaagaattttgttttgttttattgcGCTTCAAGTCCTTACGGAACCGATTCTTTCACCACGTGTTTTGCAACGttgtgttttcttcttctgGTTGTTGGTAAAATTCTTGCGAATTGCTTCGCTTTACTCTTCTGCTCACAATCTTGTGATTAACATATTCAGCTCTGTTCTTGTGCATCGAATATAATAAATCAAGACTTGTAATGCTTTTAACAATATACAACCTTTTCTTATATGTTTCTTCTggaaaaaaatgtttctttcaaatagattttttttttgttgctaaaatTCAAATAGATAACATGACACTTAATCAGGTATACAACATTAGTTTTGGTCAATATTTTATCACTTTTTTGTGGACCTAATCTTTGACATATTTGCATTTGAATTCTTAATTCAATTGCACAAGGGAAATACAATAGTGATTTATCAATTCTAGTAATATATTGAGTTTATATTTTAGGGAGATCGATATATACAAGATGTTACGTCGGTGCTATTGATGTGCCTATCAAATAGTGAATTGTTGATATCTGTTTTACAACCATATGATTTTAGGCTTTTAGctatcattcttttttttctaaagtgAGGATCTGAAAACAACGTTCTGGAGGGaatgacaaataaataaaacaagaatCTACCGAAACTAATATCAAGAAGGATTGTTTGTTTCAGTTTAAATTTGGAGGAAACATACATACATAGAATGTTGGGGTGTGCCATACCTAAATATAGATCGATtcaaatgaaatatttataatagctaataaatttcaaatggtcaatatatatatatatatatatatgatccttaaatcaataatttatactctctctgtttcatattaagtgtcgttttagagaatttttttcgttacaaaataagtgtcgttttagaatttcaatgcaaactttattaactttattcttcattctatttttctattggttgaattgtatcggtaatgatgtttttatattgaaaatatgcaaaattaaatgctttcttaatccgtgtgcacaagtctaaaacgacacttataatgaaacagagggagtattagttagttatttatcattttatagtTGTTTCAATTTCCATAAATTGGATCATTAACTTTAGTCATATCGGTTTCACAAACAATCCAAAccaaaagttttattttattgatagtTAGATCAATGTGGATTGGGGTATGATCGTTAAGTTGTCTTCGCATtggattctttttttattttgatccAACAAAGTTCccaatacaaaacaaatttcaattgattCCACTGCTTAGTTTCTTTGACCGTGGGGGATAAACCATTATGAAGGCTTGGACTTCATATGAGTAATCATACAATACTAGGAGATATAGACAAACATCAATTTTGAAGGTTGAAGGTGATAACGCGGGAGAGAAcgaaactataatttttttatttgtggaagttactgtaatatttttataatagattttttgATCACAGTACTAATCATACTGAATTTAATAGTCTTTCTCAGcaatacttatatatttatttttattttttatctcaTTCTTGCGTCTGTTACAAAATGGGACATGAAATCTTGTCCCTGCTGGGTAATGCTTCCAAATGTTTGGTTATAATTTCAATCGGAGACAACTTCTACTGTTTGGAGTTCTCTGTAATGCATATAAAACAAACATGATTCACATGATAGAAAACGATAATTATAGGAATCATGTCATTTACTGGACGCTGTTAATGTCTCTAAAGTGACAGATAAGTATCCTAAAAGGTGGGTTTAGCTGTATAATTCTAATTGACATGATAcccatattttattaataaaaaatctaaagcaAAATGTTGGTTGGTTAAGCAATCTAAAAAGTAAATgcatgaaaaaataattttaattcctTCAAATATAGCTTATTTatgtcattattttaaaaattttacataataaCTGAACGTATTTATGGATAGATTTCGAAATGAAATCACCagtgaaattatatttttatttctttattttaaatataaaaatacgtTAGTGATATTTCAAccttttttgttaataaaaaaaataacttctTCAACCTAAACGgagaaaaaacaacaaatggGTTCAAAACCCACTAGGCTCTCGTTAGACACACTAGCTTCAAAATAATCCCACCTTTTCTGTTAAAacaaatctctctctttctccatcTCTAGTGACCAACTGGGAGtagaaaccaaacaaaacagaaaTAGAAAGAAACGTCTCTGTTCAAACATGGGAGATTGAAGATTAATTGCATCCCTTTTGATTTCCACCGTTCTTCTTACACCAAACTCGTTTCTGTTATTAGAGCATGCCCATTAGTGGTTCTTAAGGGGTTCATGGGCTCGGGTTCATAGGGccggaagagaaaaaaaaataaaaaaatgggcTAATTAGCGTGACCCGTCTCTTAGCGGTGATCCGTCCGTAGCGGAGTTCAAGGCACGTGTCACGCTGAGATTGGGCCCGTGTTTTCGAGTTGAAGCGGAGTAATTCGCGAAacctttcattttcttttattccgCAAAAGCTAGGGTTTCTTTCTCGTCTAGGCGATTCAGAGGCGATTCTCGTGCGACGCCGATTCCCGGAGCTTTTCACCATCAAATCGACGACGAACGGTTTCCTCCACGAGCTCAGGTTAGTATGTAGTACATTCGCGGTTATTTTCAAGCGTTTTGGACAGGGAAGGGTTGTCGGCGATTCTTAATCGATTTAGGGTTTTCGTAGTTGGGTTCAAAATCGTGTTGGGGCTTTCAATTAATCTTCATGCGGGGTTGTATTAACTGACTCATGGTTGGTTTGTCTGGGATTAAAATTGATTTGGGgatttagggttagggttcGAAAT contains these protein-coding regions:
- the LOC108825174 gene encoding zinc finger CCCH domain-containing protein 65 is translated as MDSSVAALPHRRSHLPTRSFRSVLDHLCSSFENNNQISLATPDVLRELVATTETAQVSPGEACEPGGEMLTTESLSILEPRSDGVSRTENVETVSLENSLMLGDVFDGIDLQDASVRSQHKDFFDEFELIINASGDFAQESCVDLCEALDVNDYGDDDGMAKQTIDLVQSVAEEVQVDSVEDDEKKVSEVVRTKGEEVPRLVEVVSSGVLETNDGEMERVTSSHVLTDSILRMVEDEDDVEEGEISGDDNMMLIGDDDLPVESHEETPVSQEVLDRRGEETISKSTCSGFEVLNGESEVKENDLTSKNQEQMASQTSIKKKSVPSKEAKARKKAKARKKRAQERIALGVKKLKLKPPVAPKPKPISYCRHFLKGRCQEGKNCKFSHDTIPETKSMPCCYFATQSCMKGDDCPYDHDLSKYPCNNITIKGFCHRGDKCLFSHKGTPQAASDAPSANVTNSSSSIAAAPFSPQKSNKQTVRQAIARLPAIQARVSSSAAFWNPSSQSNQKNSSDASSSSKINEHATPPQIPPLRKPSVAPKGMSFLSLDKTTQEKEAKPSLGSKQNTYNSDNQSLKQPQQISSVPVVPPKGISFLPSASEEPASSRNLKTTPNLHIQSSLHSAMKLAAEFESSKVERRTNGPEEAVNNGDVTVNKSVTRNSGNISSKILDFLSSFSHGKN